One window of the Proteobacteria bacterium CG1_02_64_396 genome contains the following:
- a CDS encoding sodium-independent anion transporter — MSHPDFHPWLKPWTPFLRWLPETRKTWKADFIAGLTGAVVVLPQGVAFAVIAGMPPEYGLYAGMVPAIIAAFFGSSRLLVSGPTTAASIVLFSSLSAFAEPGSAQYVTLALTLTFMVGVIELVLGLARAGTLVNFISHSVVVGFTAGAAVWIAAKQIKNFFGIDIPRDADLVEVFQLTVAGLPHVNPYITAVGAATLISGVLVKKLWPKLPFLLVAMVVGSLVSLLLNRMYGFDVTGIVTVGALPDTLPPLSAPDLSLATIKELAPAALAVTLFALTEAVSIGRSLAQRTGQRIDGNQEFIGQGLSNLAGSFFSGYVATGSFNRSGINYSAGAKTPLAAIFAGLLLMMIVVMVAPLAAYLPKAAMGGLLFLVAYGLIDFKEIKHILHASRPETAIMATTFFSALFLELEFAIFLGVMLSLLLYLNRTSRPQVLLRVPDPVTRKFTTNPYLPQCPQFGIVRIDGSLYFGAVNHVEEQLAKVSALLPGQTKTMVVCQGINHVDVSGVDVLTRLAEERRKAGGDLYLYDVKPQVMDLLRKSGALKAIGEDHVFDSKTGALAAIVPNLDLNICAACPHSVFGECTGNKQSTSSRGGQPEAG, encoded by the coding sequence ATGAGTCATCCCGATTTTCACCCGTGGCTTAAGCCATGGACGCCGTTCCTGCGCTGGCTTCCCGAAACCCGCAAGACCTGGAAAGCCGATTTTATTGCCGGTCTCACCGGGGCGGTGGTGGTGCTGCCGCAGGGGGTCGCCTTTGCCGTCATCGCCGGCATGCCCCCCGAATACGGCCTCTACGCCGGGATGGTTCCGGCGATCATCGCCGCCTTCTTCGGCTCGTCGCGCTTATTGGTTTCGGGGCCGACCACCGCCGCTTCGATTGTGCTGTTTTCCTCGCTCTCCGCCTTTGCCGAACCGGGAAGTGCCCAATACGTCACCCTGGCGCTGACCCTGACCTTCATGGTTGGGGTAATCGAACTGGTACTCGGGCTCGCTCGGGCCGGGACGCTGGTCAACTTCATCTCCCATTCGGTGGTGGTGGGGTTCACGGCGGGGGCGGCGGTGTGGATCGCCGCCAAGCAGATCAAGAATTTTTTCGGCATTGATATCCCACGGGACGCCGATCTGGTCGAGGTCTTCCAGCTCACCGTTGCGGGATTGCCGCACGTGAACCCTTACATCACGGCGGTGGGGGCGGCGACCCTGATTTCGGGGGTGTTGGTCAAGAAGCTCTGGCCCAAGCTCCCCTTCCTGCTGGTGGCAATGGTGGTTGGCAGCTTGGTGTCGCTCCTGCTCAATCGGATGTACGGCTTCGACGTCACCGGCATCGTCACGGTCGGCGCCCTACCCGACACCCTACCGCCACTGTCGGCCCCCGACCTGAGCCTGGCCACCATCAAAGAGCTGGCCCCGGCCGCCTTGGCGGTGACCCTGTTCGCCTTGACCGAGGCGGTTTCGATTGGGCGGTCGCTGGCGCAGCGCACCGGACAGCGGATCGACGGCAACCAGGAGTTCATCGGTCAGGGACTCTCCAACCTGGCGGGTTCCTTCTTCTCGGGCTATGTGGCCACCGGCTCGTTCAACCGCAGCGGCATCAACTACTCAGCGGGGGCCAAAACCCCGCTGGCGGCGATCTTTGCCGGGCTGCTGCTGATGATGATCGTGGTGATGGTCGCGCCGCTGGCCGCCTATCTGCCCAAGGCGGCGATGGGGGGGCTGCTCTTTTTGGTCGCTTACGGACTGATTGATTTCAAAGAGATCAAACACATCCTGCACGCCAGCCGCCCCGAAACCGCGATCATGGCGACCACCTTCTTCAGCGCCCTGTTTTTAGAGTTGGAGTTCGCGATCTTCCTCGGGGTGATGCTCTCGCTGCTGCTCTACCTCAATCGCACTTCGCGCCCCCAGGTGTTGCTACGGGTTCCCGATCCCGTAACCCGTAAATTCACCACCAACCCCTACCTGCCCCAGTGCCCCCAGTTCGGCATCGTGCGCATCGACGGCTCCCTCTACTTTGGGGCGGTCAACCATGTGGAGGAGCAGCTCGCCAAGGTGAGCGCTCTGCTGCCGGGCCAGACCAAAACCATGGTGGTTTGTCAGGGGATCAACCATGTCGATGTCTCGGGGGTCGACGTGTTGACCCGTCTGGCCGAGGAGCGGCGCAAGGCGGGTGGCGATCTCTACCTCTACGACGTTAAGCCGCAGGTAATGGATTTGTTGCGCAAGAGCGGCGCCCTGAAGGCGATTGGGGAGGACCACGTCTTCGATTCCAAAACCGGCGCCCTGGCCGCTATCGTGCCCAACCTCGATCTGAACATCTGCGCCGCCTGCCCCCATTCGGTCTTTGGGGAGTGTACGGGGAATAAACAATCCACCTCATCCAGGGGGGGACAACCCGAGGCGGGGTAA